In Streptomyces sp. NBC_00569, a single genomic region encodes these proteins:
- a CDS encoding ABC transporter ATP-binding protein yields the protein MTTTAQATGVVSFERVSKSYGDVRAVDGLTLDLHPGETVALLGPNGAGKSTTLDLLLGLRPADTGTVRVFGTSPRDAIVQGRVGAMLQSGGLMDEVTVAELVKLACALHPKPYKPGEVMSRAGIAQIADRKVNKLSGGQEQRVRFALATAGANDLIVLDEPTTGMDVSARQAFWATMREQADQGRTVLFATHYLEEADAIADRVLVLHRGRLLADGTAAEIKARAGARKVAFDLEGYIDEQALRALPFLTTLDVSGRTVRLQSSDADATVHALYGLGVYPRNLEVAGLGLEQAFVAITTAEEARTS from the coding sequence ATGACAACGACAGCACAGGCCACCGGGGTGGTCAGCTTCGAGCGGGTGAGCAAGAGCTACGGGGACGTCAGGGCCGTGGACGGGCTCACCCTCGATCTGCACCCGGGCGAGACCGTCGCCCTCCTCGGCCCGAACGGCGCGGGCAAGTCGACCACCCTCGACCTCCTCCTCGGCCTGCGCCCGGCCGACACCGGCACCGTCCGTGTCTTCGGCACCAGCCCCCGCGACGCGATCGTCCAGGGCCGCGTCGGCGCCATGCTGCAGAGCGGCGGCCTGATGGACGAGGTCACCGTGGCCGAGCTCGTGAAGCTCGCCTGCGCCCTGCACCCCAAGCCGTACAAGCCGGGCGAGGTGATGTCCCGGGCGGGCATCGCGCAGATCGCCGACCGCAAGGTCAACAAGCTCTCCGGCGGCCAGGAGCAGCGCGTGCGCTTCGCCCTCGCCACCGCCGGGGCCAACGACCTCATCGTGCTCGACGAGCCGACCACCGGCATGGACGTCTCGGCCCGCCAGGCGTTCTGGGCCACGATGCGCGAACAGGCCGACCAGGGCCGCACGGTCCTCTTCGCCACGCACTACCTGGAGGAGGCCGACGCGATCGCCGACCGCGTCCTCGTCCTGCACCGCGGCCGCCTCCTCGCCGACGGCACCGCCGCCGAGATCAAGGCCAGGGCGGGTGCCCGCAAGGTCGCCTTCGACCTGGAGGGCTACATCGACGAACAGGCCCTGCGCGCCCTGCCGTTCCTCACCACCCTCGACGTGTCGGGCCGCACCGTCCGCCTCCAGTCGAGCGACGCCGACGCCACCGTGCACGCCCTGTACGGACTCGGTGTCTACCCCCGCAACCTGGAGGTCGCGGGCCTCGGCCTGGAGCAGGCCTTCGTAGCCATCACCACGGCCGAGGAGGCCAGGACGTCATGA